From a region of the Mycobacteroides saopaulense genome:
- a CDS encoding acyl-CoA dehydrogenase family protein, which translates to MDFNLTDEQQLLKNSVSDFLSNRYALDTSRRAARSETGWQPQVWKSFAEELGILAAPLPEDRDGLGGGAEEVLVIAEALGRHLVVEPFIGTVVLGGGLLRRSSSELAAELIGGVAGGDVVTGFAALEPTSGQSFHSVRTSARREGQDWLLDGEKIVVSDAPIATHLIVTARTSGDDADVAGLTLFAIPWDPADPPAGITAHHYRTIDDHHASDLVISGLRLPDSARISEIGEAWPMIDAALDEATAATVCEAVGMLRKVLADTVEYTKQRQQFGVAISNFQALQHRMVNMHIEVEQAVAASYLASLNLGGPRRTRAVSAAKATIARAARLVGQEAVQLHGGMGMTEELAIGHYFKRLTVIESEFGNRDFHTARYHRARGSKV; encoded by the coding sequence ATGGATTTCAACCTCACCGACGAACAACAACTCCTGAAGAACTCCGTATCGGACTTTCTGTCCAACCGATATGCCCTGGACACCAGCAGGCGCGCCGCGCGTTCGGAGACCGGCTGGCAGCCGCAGGTCTGGAAGTCCTTCGCCGAGGAGCTGGGCATCCTCGCCGCGCCATTGCCCGAAGACCGGGATGGTCTGGGTGGGGGCGCCGAAGAGGTGCTCGTCATCGCCGAGGCACTCGGACGGCATCTCGTCGTGGAGCCGTTCATCGGCACCGTGGTTCTCGGCGGCGGGCTGCTACGCCGATCGAGCAGCGAGCTGGCCGCCGAGCTCATCGGTGGTGTTGCCGGCGGTGACGTGGTCACCGGATTTGCCGCTCTCGAACCCACCTCCGGCCAGTCATTTCATTCGGTGCGGACCAGCGCCCGGCGCGAAGGTCAGGACTGGCTGCTCGACGGCGAGAAGATCGTCGTGAGCGATGCGCCGATCGCCACCCACCTGATCGTCACCGCGCGAACCTCCGGCGACGACGCCGATGTCGCGGGCCTCACACTGTTCGCCATCCCGTGGGATCCTGCCGATCCGCCGGCGGGGATCACCGCACACCACTATCGGACAATCGACGACCACCATGCCAGTGACCTGGTGATATCCGGGTTGCGCCTGCCGGATTCGGCACGAATCTCCGAGATCGGCGAGGCATGGCCGATGATCGACGCCGCGCTCGACGAAGCCACCGCCGCCACCGTGTGCGAGGCGGTGGGGATGCTGCGCAAGGTACTCGCCGACACGGTCGAATACACCAAACAACGTCAGCAATTCGGCGTCGCGATCTCCAATTTCCAGGCACTGCAGCATCGCATGGTGAACATGCACATCGAGGTGGAGCAGGCCGTAGCCGCTTCCTACCTGGCATCGCTCAATCTCGGTGGCCCACGCCGCACCCGCGCGGTGTCGGCCGCCAAGGCGACGATCGCACGCGCCGCCCGCCTGGTGGGGCAGGAGGCCGTTCAGCTACACGGCGGTATGGGCATGACCGAGGAGCTGGCGATCGGGCATTACTTCAAGCGCCTCACCGTGATTGAGTCCGAGTTCGGTAACCGCGACTTCCACACGGCGCGCTATCACCGTGCACGTGGCAGCAAGGTCTAG
- a CDS encoding DUF1345 domain-containing protein, producing MTGARRFWIALVAGMSVGALTGVLLQRWQVALLAVVITTAAINVVWSLIVLWPMDPDQTRARASSEDMDDELGDLAMLLILVASLSAIGILLISANDEDKGAYAGLCIGAILTVWAMLHTIYAARYARIYYQGAPSGIDFNTEVPPRYVDFYYFSFNLGMTYQVSDTAVTASHIRDVVLKHCLFSYIYGTVIIACTINLVINLVG from the coding sequence GTGACCGGCGCCAGGCGATTCTGGATCGCGCTCGTAGCGGGGATGTCGGTCGGTGCACTGACGGGGGTGCTGCTACAGCGCTGGCAGGTGGCGCTGCTCGCGGTCGTCATCACGACCGCGGCGATCAACGTCGTGTGGTCGCTAATTGTGTTGTGGCCCATGGACCCCGATCAAACGCGTGCTCGTGCGAGCAGCGAGGACATGGACGACGAGCTGGGTGATCTGGCGATGCTGCTGATTCTGGTGGCCAGCCTGTCGGCAATCGGCATACTCCTCATCTCTGCCAATGACGAGGACAAGGGCGCCTATGCGGGGCTGTGCATCGGCGCCATCCTGACGGTATGGGCGATGCTGCACACGATCTACGCCGCCCGCTATGCACGCATCTACTATCAGGGCGCCCCCAGCGGTATCGACTTCAATACCGAAGTTCCCCCGCGCTATGTCGACTTCTACTACTTCTCGTTCAACCTCGGCATGACGTATCAGGTGTCCGATACCGCCGTCACCGCATCGCACATCCGTGACGTGGTGCTGAAACACTGCCTCTTCAGCTACATCTACGGCACCGTGATCATCGCGTGCACGATCAACCTGGTGATCAATCTCGTGGGCTAG
- a CDS encoding Hsp70 family protein, with the protein MNSLGMSIGATQLVATDGNPDGVPVVRSSLLTLHEDRPSEVGIPKEPGLGLAGFVDRVGDPVGIVGADGSTHSADWVMAEAIRVMIADAAVVANVDTPPALAAAVPAHWGEHSIAALRAAIDKVPALAPGGQPMKLVPDARAVLVSMRDRVPDHGVIVVCDFGGTGTSITLADATGNFEPIGQTVRHRDFSGQRIDQELLAQVLAGLNQDPDGTASLGALTRLRDRCRAAKEHLSTDTVTVVPVELPGVTADVRLTRSELEDGIREPLSALIVKVQETLEHNNIAPAAVSAVLTVGGGSGIPLVTQQLSERLRCPIVVAPQPQLAAAFGAAIMAGQPNEKLAVDATTRSPEATMMRPVPAGEQTAKSPASAPIDTVESGLAWSEADTSPELQEYQDYSTPATDARPEMTFSTAPGNYRDTEPMRWFQRPVLWFLAAAVFSAAVFTALFIAWQDRDDDPPSPSTRSSTTATSTPNP; encoded by the coding sequence ATGAACTCACTCGGAATGTCGATCGGGGCTACACAACTGGTTGCCACCGACGGCAACCCGGACGGTGTTCCCGTCGTGCGAAGCTCGTTGCTCACGCTGCATGAGGACCGTCCCTCGGAGGTCGGCATCCCCAAGGAGCCGGGCCTGGGTCTAGCCGGATTCGTCGACCGCGTCGGGGACCCGGTGGGCATCGTCGGTGCAGACGGATCGACCCATAGCGCCGATTGGGTCATGGCCGAAGCCATTCGGGTCATGATCGCGGATGCGGCGGTGGTCGCGAACGTCGACACTCCCCCGGCGCTGGCGGCCGCCGTACCCGCGCATTGGGGCGAGCACTCTATTGCCGCGCTGCGTGCCGCCATCGACAAGGTGCCCGCGTTGGCGCCCGGCGGGCAACCGATGAAGCTGGTCCCCGATGCACGCGCCGTGCTGGTGAGCATGCGGGATCGTGTTCCCGATCATGGCGTGATCGTGGTGTGCGACTTCGGCGGAACCGGTACCAGCATCACGCTGGCCGACGCCACAGGCAATTTCGAGCCGATCGGTCAGACCGTTCGCCATCGCGATTTCTCCGGACAGCGGATCGACCAAGAGCTCTTGGCGCAGGTCCTCGCCGGTCTCAACCAGGATCCGGACGGCACGGCATCCCTGGGTGCATTGACGCGCCTGCGTGATCGGTGTCGCGCGGCCAAGGAGCATCTGTCCACCGATACCGTCACCGTGGTCCCGGTCGAGTTGCCCGGCGTCACCGCCGATGTGCGACTGACGCGCAGCGAGTTGGAAGATGGCATCCGGGAGCCGCTTTCTGCATTGATCGTCAAGGTTCAGGAAACCTTGGAACACAACAACATTGCCCCCGCAGCTGTGAGTGCCGTTCTCACCGTTGGCGGCGGATCGGGTATTCCCCTTGTCACCCAACAGCTTTCCGAGCGCTTGCGATGCCCGATCGTCGTTGCCCCCCAGCCCCAGCTTGCCGCGGCGTTCGGGGCCGCCATCATGGCGGGCCAGCCGAACGAAAAACTCGCGGTCGATGCGACAACCCGCTCTCCCGAGGCAACCATGATGCGGCCGGTGCCCGCGGGTGAGCAGACCGCCAAGAGCCCGGCGTCGGCGCCCATCGACACCGTCGAGTCGGGTCTAGCCTGGTCCGAGGCCGATACATCCCCGGAACTGCAGGAATATCAGGACTATTCGACGCCGGCGACTGACGCGCGACCGGAGATGACCTTCAGCACGGCTCCGGGCAACTATCGTGACACCGAGCCGATGCGCTGGTTCCAGCGGCCGGTCCTCTGGTTTCTTGCCGCGGCGGTCTTCTCGGCGGCGGTGTTCACCGCCCTGTTCATCGCGTGGCAGGACCGCGACGACGACCCGCCGTCACCGAGCACACGGTCGTCCACGACGGCGACGAGCACGCCAAATCCTTAG